The following coding sequences lie in one Vibrio sp. BS-M-Sm-2 genomic window:
- a CDS encoding MarR family winged helix-turn-helix transcriptional regulator, producing MLNQNLEKIERFASKIWRTQVNEEPICQLSFNEYDYLKVIQASPEPIRLTDLAIEMQVTKPSATTMVQRLERKGLVERKASLEDARSKLVVLTNKAEVGLEEESKIYQVMAQILESRLSEQESQQLNLLLNKALK from the coding sequence ATGCTGAACCAGAATTTAGAAAAGATTGAGCGCTTCGCCTCTAAGATATGGCGAACTCAGGTAAATGAAGAGCCTATTTGTCAATTGAGCTTCAATGAGTATGACTATTTGAAGGTTATTCAAGCATCTCCTGAACCGATCCGATTAACTGATCTTGCGATTGAGATGCAAGTCACCAAGCCTTCAGCGACCACTATGGTTCAGAGGCTTGAGAGAAAGGGCCTTGTTGAACGTAAAGCTTCGCTCGAAGATGCGAGATCTAAGCTAGTAGTACTGACCAATAAAGCAGAAGTGGGTTTGGAAGAAGAAAGTAAGATCTATCAGGTTATGGCACAGATACTGGAAAGTCGTTTGTCTGAGCAAGAGTCTCAACAACTAAATCTATTATTAAATAAGGCTTTGAAGTAA
- a CDS encoding peptidase U32 family protein yields MELLCPAGNLPALKTAIDCGADAVYIGFKDDTNARHFAGLNFAGKKLDRAVQYVHDHNKKIHVALNTFAHPNGFDRWTNAVDNAAALGVDALIIADIAVLEYAANKYPNLELHLSVQASATNAAAIDFYHKNFNVKRVVLPRVLSIHQVKQLSRNITSDVDLEVFAFGSLCIMAEGRCYLSSYMTGESPNTVGACSPAKYVRWQETETGLESRLNEILIDKYEAGENAGYPTLCKGRFEAEIDGERKRYHALEEPTSLNTLSMLPELFAANVASVKIEGRQRSPAYVEQVTRTWRAAIDRYLANPEQYQVEQAWNATLANVSEGTQTTLGAYHRKWQ; encoded by the coding sequence ATGGAACTCTTATGCCCAGCGGGTAACTTACCTGCTTTGAAAACCGCCATTGATTGCGGTGCGGATGCTGTCTATATCGGATTCAAAGACGATACCAATGCCCGACACTTTGCAGGCCTAAACTTTGCGGGTAAAAAGCTCGATCGTGCTGTGCAGTATGTACATGACCACAACAAGAAAATTCATGTTGCTCTAAATACGTTTGCTCACCCAAATGGCTTCGACCGTTGGACCAATGCCGTAGACAACGCCGCTGCACTGGGTGTTGATGCGCTGATCATCGCAGACATCGCTGTGCTTGAGTACGCTGCAAACAAATATCCAAATCTAGAACTGCACCTATCGGTACAAGCATCTGCGACCAATGCGGCGGCTATCGACTTCTACCACAAAAACTTCAACGTTAAACGTGTCGTATTGCCGCGCGTATTATCAATTCATCAGGTTAAACAGCTTTCTCGTAACATCACTTCTGACGTTGACCTTGAAGTATTCGCTTTTGGTAGCTTGTGTATCATGGCAGAAGGCCGATGCTACCTCTCTTCATACATGACGGGCGAATCACCAAACACAGTGGGCGCTTGTTCTCCTGCGAAATACGTTCGCTGGCAAGAAACAGAAACGGGCCTAGAGTCTCGCTTGAATGAGATCCTTATCGATAAGTATGAAGCAGGTGAGAACGCTGGCTACCCAACGCTGTGTAAAGGCCGCTTTGAAGCCGAGATCGATGGTGAACGTAAGCGCTATCACGCACTTGAAGAGCCCACCAGCCTCAACACGCTATCCATGTTGCCTGAGCTTTTCGCTGCAAACGTTGCCTCAGTGAAGATTGAAGGCCGCCAACGCAGCCCTGCTTATGTCGAGCAAGTGACTCGTACTTGGCGCGCTGCTATCGATCGCTACTTAGCGAACCCAGAACAATACCAAGTTGAACAAGCTTGGAATGCGACACTGGCGAATGTATCTGAAGGTACACAAACCACGCTTGGCGCTTATCACCGTAAATGGCAATAG
- a CDS encoding U32 family peptidase, translating to MKYALGPLLYFWPKQDVESFYEQAKSSSADIIYLGEAVCSKRREMKAKHWMDIAKELSASGKQVVLSTMALLEAPSEVNIMKKYIDNGDFAIEANDVSAIQLASESKVPFVVGPAVNTYNARTLNLFLKQGMTRWCMPVELSREWLSNVMTQCEELNIRNKFEVEVFSHGYLPLAYSARCFTARAENKAKDDCETCCIKYPTGLQVESQEGQSVFNLNGIQTQSGYCYNLVNDLPNMHDLVDVVRLSPLGIDTFSEINNFRANEQGQKPMKIESRQCNGYWHQLAGLDVKNI from the coding sequence ATGAAATACGCATTAGGCCCTCTACTTTATTTTTGGCCAAAACAAGACGTTGAAAGCTTCTATGAGCAAGCGAAATCAAGCTCTGCTGACATCATCTACCTAGGTGAAGCTGTATGTTCAAAGCGTCGAGAGATGAAAGCGAAACACTGGATGGACATTGCTAAAGAGCTGTCTGCTTCCGGTAAGCAAGTTGTACTCTCGACCATGGCATTGCTAGAAGCGCCAAGCGAAGTCAACATCATGAAGAAGTACATCGATAATGGTGACTTTGCGATCGAAGCCAATGATGTATCTGCAATTCAACTAGCTAGCGAAAGCAAAGTACCTTTCGTGGTCGGCCCTGCAGTAAACACATATAACGCACGCACACTGAACCTGTTCTTGAAACAAGGTATGACGCGTTGGTGTATGCCGGTTGAGCTTTCTCGCGAATGGCTAAGCAACGTAATGACACAGTGCGAAGAGCTGAACATCCGCAACAAATTCGAAGTAGAAGTATTTAGCCACGGCTATCTACCGCTTGCTTACTCGGCTCGCTGCTTTACAGCTCGCGCAGAAAACAAAGCTAAAGACGATTGCGAAACATGCTGTATCAAGTACCCAACAGGGCTACAAGTAGAAAGCCAAGAAGGCCAATCAGTATTCAACCTTAATGGTATCCAGACACAATCAGGCTACTGCTACAACCTAGTCAATGATTTGCCAAACATGCACGACCTGGTTGATGTGGTTCGTTTAAGCCCACTCGGTATCGATACCTTCTCTGAAATCAATAATTTCAGAGCAAACGAGCAAGGTCAAAAACCGATGAAGATTGAAAGCCGCCAATGTAATGGTTACTGGCATCAGCTTGCAGGTTTAGACGTTAAGAACATTTAG
- a CDS encoding helix-turn-helix domain-containing protein, translating to MSKYSRELKCIIAKQYLDGTSSLYLAKQYSISSRQIRYWAQVFAIHGTDSFLPTNHAATAQTKRKALNLMWTNEWSLTHTSAVLNLSSPGILSVWLKRFNELGIKGLKMRQKGRPSMKQQPQRTTKPDNEMTLEELKEELVYLRTENAVLKKLEELEQEKNRRTKKKRS from the coding sequence ATGTCCAAATATAGCCGAGAGCTAAAATGTATCATTGCTAAGCAATACTTAGATGGCACGTCATCTCTCTACTTAGCAAAACAATATTCAATTTCTTCAAGACAGATACGGTATTGGGCTCAAGTCTTTGCCATCCATGGTACTGATTCATTTTTACCAACTAACCATGCGGCTACTGCTCAGACAAAACGAAAAGCATTGAATTTAATGTGGACGAATGAATGGTCTCTCACGCACACTAGCGCAGTATTAAACCTCTCATCCCCTGGGATACTCTCAGTCTGGCTCAAACGATTTAATGAGCTCGGTATCAAAGGGCTCAAAATGCGCCAGAAAGGAAGACCCTCAATGAAACAGCAACCTCAACGTACCACTAAGCCTGATAATGAAATGACGCTTGAGGAGCTAAAAGAGGAGTTGGTTTACTTACGAACCGAGAATGCCGTTCTAAAAAAGTTGGAAGAGTTGGAGCAGGAAAAAAACCGTCGAACAAAGAAAAAGCGGTCATAG
- a CDS encoding SCP2 domain-containing protein — translation MMYSILLTKLRISHVINKIRTQLVQNAASILRSPVQLLPKTVQKRALLEALKNVFKEALEDGDFEFLEDKWLKVSIKDMGLSWCISYKNEQLVVADKEVAEDVSFSGNLNDLVLIAGRKEDPDTLFFQRRLSIEGDTELGLEVKNLMDSVDLDVLPSPMKTLLNQLADFVQKGVQSPDTQSEVMNAYSN, via the coding sequence ATGATGTATTCCATATTATTGACAAAGTTACGGATAAGTCACGTGATAAACAAGATTCGCACTCAACTAGTTCAAAATGCCGCATCAATTTTGCGATCTCCAGTCCAGTTATTGCCTAAAACAGTACAAAAAAGAGCCTTGTTGGAGGCGCTTAAGAATGTCTTTAAGGAAGCTTTAGAGGACGGTGACTTTGAATTTTTAGAAGACAAGTGGCTTAAAGTCTCAATAAAAGATATGGGGTTAAGTTGGTGTATTAGCTACAAAAATGAGCAACTAGTTGTAGCTGATAAAGAGGTGGCTGAAGATGTAAGCTTTAGCGGTAATCTTAACGATCTTGTGTTGATTGCGGGGCGTAAAGAAGACCCAGATACGCTTTTCTTCCAACGTAGACTGTCTATTGAGGGCGATACCGAGTTAGGTTTAGAAGTTAAAAACTTGATGGATAGCGTAGATTTGGACGTATTGCCGAGCCCTATGAAAACTTTGTTAAATCAATTAGCTGATTTTGTGCAGAAGGGAGTACAATCCCCAGATACACAAAGTGAGGTAATGAATGCTTATTCGAACTGA
- a CDS encoding IS3 family transposase: MALTLKGKYPLKHLLHTLQLAKSVFYYQAQTSKRPNSYERELRLIKSIYHEHKGRYGYRRIHLELKNQGFVLNHKTVQRLMAQLNLKSTVRIKKYRSYRGESGTAAPNVLERDFSATQPDEKWVTDVTEFKVKEQKVYLSPVVDLFTQEVVAYRVAKSACLPLVTDMLTEAISKLKPNSKPIIHSDQGWQYRHRQYQKKVAESGLTQSMSRKGNCLDNAVAENFFALLKTEMYHNQSFEDADALIEQIKEYIEYYNTKRIKVKLKGLTPIEYRTQALKAA, from the coding sequence ATAGCTCTAACTCTTAAAGGCAAGTACCCGTTGAAGCACTTACTGCACACTCTACAGCTGGCAAAAAGTGTCTTTTATTATCAGGCTCAAACGAGCAAGCGCCCAAATAGCTACGAACGTGAGCTGCGGTTGATAAAGTCAATTTATCATGAGCATAAGGGCCGATACGGCTACCGCCGTATTCACTTGGAATTAAAAAATCAGGGGTTCGTGCTTAACCACAAAACGGTTCAAAGGCTTATGGCTCAGCTCAACCTTAAATCGACGGTCAGGATTAAAAAGTATCGTTCATACCGAGGAGAGTCTGGAACAGCTGCTCCCAACGTGCTTGAAAGAGATTTTAGTGCGACTCAACCCGACGAAAAGTGGGTAACTGATGTCACGGAGTTCAAAGTCAAAGAGCAGAAAGTATACTTGTCTCCCGTTGTCGACTTGTTTACTCAGGAAGTGGTTGCTTATAGAGTGGCCAAAAGTGCCTGCTTGCCGCTAGTCACGGATATGCTGACGGAAGCCATATCAAAGCTTAAACCCAACTCAAAGCCAATTATACATAGCGATCAAGGTTGGCAATATCGCCATCGACAGTATCAAAAAAAGGTAGCGGAGAGTGGGTTAACACAAAGCATGTCGAGAAAAGGTAACTGCTTGGATAATGCGGTTGCTGAAAACTTTTTTGCTTTACTCAAAACAGAGATGTATCACAACCAAAGCTTTGAAGATGCAGATGCTCTGATAGAGCAAATTAAAGAATACATCGAGTACTACAATACCAAACGTATAAAAGTGAAACTAAAAGGCCTGACTCCGATAGAATATCGAACTCAGGCCTTGAAAGCCGCTTAA
- a CDS encoding bifunctional diguanylate cyclase/phosphodiesterase: MPPQQLQHWFTQLTANSPFFFAVLDAQHNYFMVNERYCDIAGLSQTELVGMNDRQTLGEQFYQHLKPYYERAFNGESIEAEVTLNETDLDTSLHFSLSPLTNGNKTDYIVFHAFDTSENQVLVRSLEESEAKFHKLSHLLPDGLLLVESDYILSSNPAAARLLGFNSTIELIGEELGRLFIDEQTKTVFNNKLSSIISESGLVCLTGARCGFERKVQLNIDSTTVLGSNTQLVLIQDAQETAKQYTSANSEDAYIDALTKLYNRVGFTKRLEQFIHNDTPVVMLYLDIDNFKNINDSLGHHIGDKVIKEVASRLKRLLPRKAVIGHLGGDEFGIILPEPEHQRTPEMLAEKIISLINQPFDLHHFSKRLACSIGSVSFPQDGTDARILLQNADTAMYEAKDRGRNRLIKFNEQMNKEARMRLWLEIELQKALQQNGLEVWYQPKVNARDFTINGAEALVRWKHPVEGYISPAAFIPVAERAGLIEQLGRVVMREVFATVKRWKMQGILPGRVAINLSPEQFGNPKLIDYMEKLLRSTELDPSAITFELTESAVMSDSEHTLQMLNAIKKLGFALSIDDFGTGYSSLSYLARFPIDELKIDRAFISDIDTLPKQITVIENIINLGKSLDLTVVAEGVETSEQATLLSNLNCSSIQGFHFYRPQPKQDVEELFAQNRRHKN, from the coding sequence ATGCCTCCCCAGCAACTACAACATTGGTTTACCCAGCTAACTGCAAACAGTCCGTTCTTTTTCGCAGTACTTGATGCTCAACATAACTATTTTATGGTGAATGAGCGTTACTGCGATATTGCTGGCTTGAGTCAAACAGAGCTTGTAGGCATGAATGACCGTCAAACATTAGGCGAGCAATTCTACCAGCACCTTAAACCTTACTATGAGCGTGCATTTAATGGCGAGTCGATTGAGGCCGAAGTCACCCTCAACGAAACCGATCTCGATACCAGCCTTCACTTCAGCCTGTCTCCGCTTACCAATGGCAACAAAACTGACTACATTGTCTTTCATGCCTTCGACACATCAGAAAACCAAGTACTCGTCCGTTCTTTAGAAGAATCTGAAGCAAAATTTCACAAACTATCTCACCTACTCCCAGACGGGTTACTGCTAGTTGAAAGTGACTACATCTTGTCATCCAACCCAGCTGCAGCGCGCTTGCTTGGCTTTAACTCCACCATAGAGTTAATTGGCGAAGAGTTGGGACGCCTATTTATCGATGAACAAACCAAAACAGTCTTCAATAATAAACTCAGCTCTATTATTTCTGAGTCTGGTTTGGTTTGCTTAACGGGTGCCCGATGCGGCTTTGAACGTAAGGTTCAGCTCAACATCGACTCTACCACCGTTCTTGGAAGTAACACTCAGTTGGTGCTTATTCAAGACGCACAAGAAACCGCAAAACAATATACATCGGCAAACAGTGAAGATGCCTACATCGATGCACTGACCAAGCTCTACAACCGAGTTGGGTTTACTAAGCGTCTTGAGCAATTCATTCACAACGATACGCCGGTTGTGATGCTTTACTTAGACATTGATAACTTTAAAAATATCAATGATTCACTTGGTCATCACATCGGTGACAAAGTGATTAAAGAAGTCGCCTCACGCCTTAAACGCTTACTGCCTCGTAAAGCCGTAATTGGGCATTTAGGCGGTGATGAATTTGGTATTATCCTGCCAGAACCCGAACATCAGCGAACACCTGAAATGCTCGCTGAAAAGATCATTTCCCTGATCAATCAACCTTTCGATCTTCACCATTTTAGTAAACGCTTAGCCTGCTCGATTGGTAGTGTGAGCTTTCCTCAAGACGGTACTGATGCTCGTATCTTGCTGCAAAATGCAGACACAGCAATGTATGAAGCCAAAGATCGTGGTCGCAATCGTCTAATCAAGTTCAACGAACAGATGAACAAAGAAGCGCGTATGCGACTGTGGCTGGAGATTGAACTACAAAAAGCGCTGCAACAGAATGGACTTGAGGTTTGGTATCAACCTAAGGTCAACGCACGAGATTTCACCATCAACGGCGCTGAAGCTCTAGTTCGTTGGAAACATCCTGTAGAGGGTTATATTAGTCCAGCGGCGTTCATCCCTGTAGCGGAGCGAGCCGGCCTTATCGAACAACTTGGTCGCGTGGTTATGCGTGAAGTATTTGCTACGGTTAAGCGCTGGAAGATGCAGGGAATTCTCCCTGGTCGTGTAGCAATCAACCTTTCTCCTGAACAGTTTGGAAATCCGAAGCTGATTGATTACATGGAAAAGCTGCTGCGTTCGACAGAGCTTGACCCAAGTGCGATTACATTTGAGCTAACGGAAAGCGCGGTGATGAGTGACAGTGAACACACACTGCAAATGCTCAACGCGATTAAAAAGCTCGGCTTCGCTCTATCGATTGATGATTTCGGTACCGGTTACTCATCACTATCTTACCTAGCTCGCTTCCCAATTGATGAACTTAAGATAGACCGTGCTTTCATCTCTGATATCGATACCCTACCAAAGCAAATTACTGTAATTGAAAACATCATCAACCTTGGTAAGTCTCTCGATTTAACCGTGGTTGCTGAAGGTGTAGAAACCAGTGAGCAAGCGACTCTACTGTCTAACCTCAATTGTAGTTCAATTCAAGGCTTTCACTTCTATCGCCCTCAACCAAAACAAGATGTCGAAGAGCTATTTGCCCAAAATCGTCGCCATAAGAACTAA
- a CDS encoding MATE family efflux transporter, which translates to MSNSISRQFWRYTIPTVAAMLVNGLYQVVDGIFIGRYVGADGLAGINVAWPVIGSILGIGMLVGVGTGALVSIRQGEKDTQGAKQILATGLTLLLAITPIVSALLFLFADNFLLWQGAEGRVYELGLQYLHILIGAGVFTLGSIAMPFLLRNDDSPNLATILMIVGAVINIVLDYLFIALYGWELMGAALATAIAQFVVTGLGLAYFFSRRANLRLRWNELRLKLDVIPQIFAIGTSSFFMYAYGSMMVALHNALFSQYGDQLMIGAYAILGYIVTVYYLTAEGIANGMQPLVSYNHGARNQANIRKLLKIAMMSSVLIGVAFVLLLNAFPREFVSVFNSDEPQLVEYTVLGIRLHMFALALDGFLVVAGAYYQAVNKGSKAMFVTIGNMLIQLPFLYIMPKLYGVPGIWIAYPLSNIALSVVVMVMLYKDLKKLDASPMETATA; encoded by the coding sequence ATGAGTAACTCAATTAGTCGCCAGTTTTGGCGATACACAATCCCTACCGTGGCAGCCATGTTGGTTAATGGCCTGTATCAAGTGGTGGATGGCATCTTCATTGGCCGCTATGTGGGAGCTGATGGGCTTGCAGGTATCAATGTTGCGTGGCCTGTGATTGGTTCGATTCTCGGTATTGGTATGTTGGTGGGGGTGGGTACAGGTGCGCTGGTCTCTATTCGCCAAGGTGAAAAAGATACTCAAGGCGCTAAGCAGATCTTAGCAACGGGTTTAACCTTGCTGTTAGCGATTACGCCTATTGTTTCGGCATTGCTGTTTTTGTTTGCTGATAACTTCTTGCTTTGGCAGGGTGCTGAAGGGCGAGTGTATGAGCTTGGTCTGCAATACTTACACATTCTGATTGGTGCCGGTGTCTTCACGCTAGGTTCGATCGCGATGCCGTTTTTACTGCGCAATGATGACAGCCCTAATCTCGCCACCATATTGATGATCGTTGGTGCGGTAATTAACATCGTACTCGATTACCTGTTTATCGCCCTCTATGGTTGGGAGTTGATGGGCGCGGCATTAGCAACAGCGATTGCCCAGTTTGTGGTAACGGGTCTCGGCTTGGCTTACTTCTTCTCACGTCGAGCAAACCTACGTTTACGTTGGAATGAGTTGAGACTGAAGCTCGATGTGATTCCACAAATCTTCGCCATTGGTACATCAAGCTTCTTTATGTACGCTTATGGTTCGATGATGGTGGCGCTGCACAATGCGTTGTTCTCCCAATATGGCGATCAGTTGATGATTGGCGCTTACGCGATTTTGGGTTACATCGTGACGGTTTATTATCTCACAGCTGAAGGTATCGCCAACGGTATGCAACCTTTGGTGAGTTACAACCATGGCGCGCGTAACCAAGCGAATATCCGTAAGCTACTTAAGATTGCGATGATGAGTTCGGTATTGATTGGTGTGGCGTTCGTGTTGCTTCTGAACGCGTTCCCACGGGAGTTTGTATCAGTATTTAACTCAGACGAACCTCAGCTAGTTGAGTACACCGTGTTGGGTATTCGACTTCACATGTTTGCACTGGCGCTGGATGGCTTCTTGGTAGTAGCAGGAGCTTACTATCAAGCAGTGAACAAGGGCAGCAAAGCGATGTTTGTGACGATAGGTAATATGCTTATCCAACTACCTTTCTTGTACATTATGCCTAAGTTGTATGGTGTGCCGGGGATCTGGATTGCGTACCCACTGTCTAACATCGCGCTAAGTGTGGTGGTGATGGTAATGCTCTACAAAGACCTAAAGAAGCTCGATGCCTCGCCGATGGAAACAGCGACGGCATAG
- the nlpI gene encoding lipoprotein NlpI, with translation MKWFQTASMCLLLVLTGCATTSDNTSRWVYPPMAVPLQPSVQQEVQIARLSQLLQRPDLNDEVRAKMLFERGNYYDSVGLRDLARLDFNQSLSLNPAQPDIFNLLGVYFTQVGEFDAAYESFDSTLELDPANSYAERNRSIALYYGERYDLANEEMMKHYADDPSDPFRALWLYIIQHELTPEQAKLDLQKRYESRDEQWGWVLVAIMLDDITEEQAFKAILTGTRDNTLLAQRLTETYFYLAKRYHMNGDYANAISLYKLSVSFNVYEYVEHRYSFLELSRIFTTLKAEHLAQVKLAEAEEEANAK, from the coding sequence GTGAAATGGTTTCAAACCGCGAGTATGTGTTTACTGCTTGTACTAACAGGTTGTGCGACAACATCAGATAACACCTCACGTTGGGTTTATCCACCGATGGCTGTGCCACTGCAACCAAGCGTTCAGCAAGAAGTTCAAATTGCACGTCTTAGTCAGCTATTACAGCGCCCAGATTTGAACGATGAAGTTCGAGCTAAGATGCTGTTTGAACGTGGTAATTACTACGACAGTGTTGGCCTGCGTGATCTAGCGCGTCTCGACTTCAACCAATCTCTTTCATTGAACCCTGCTCAACCTGATATCTTCAACCTTTTGGGTGTTTACTTTACGCAGGTAGGGGAGTTTGATGCGGCTTATGAATCTTTTGATTCTACGTTAGAGCTTGATCCTGCAAACTCTTACGCAGAAAGAAACCGCTCTATCGCGCTTTATTATGGCGAGCGTTACGACTTAGCTAACGAAGAAATGATGAAGCACTACGCCGATGATCCTAGCGATCCGTTTCGTGCTCTGTGGTTGTACATCATTCAGCATGAGCTCACGCCAGAGCAAGCTAAGCTTGATTTACAAAAACGTTACGAGAGCCGTGATGAGCAGTGGGGCTGGGTATTAGTCGCGATTATGCTTGATGACATTACTGAAGAGCAGGCTTTCAAGGCGATTTTAACCGGTACTCGTGATAACACGTTACTTGCGCAGCGCCTAACAGAGACATACTTTTACCTTGCTAAGCGTTACCATATGAATGGTGACTACGCGAATGCGATCTCTTTATACAAGTTGTCAGTGTCTTTCAACGTGTATGAATATGTAGAGCACCGCTACTCTTTCTTAGAGCTAAGTCGTATCTTCACTACGCTTAAAGCCGAGCACTTAGCGCAAGTTAAGTTGGCTGAGGCCGAAGAAGAAGCTAACGCTAAGTAA